One Pseudocalidococcus azoricus BACA0444 genomic window carries:
- a CDS encoding phosphoketolase family protein produces MAAILSSPTPPDFCQGVQYFSQDWPDWETQGTTPIISADSQRILDPQNPTAAYQTLLYADALRYLILQTTASKASGHPGGFASQAEAYAALVMLGHKNIITEVGHHAPGFYSAMFLDRSLEAMGINTVEDLRARFREKHGLLGHLSGYIPGILAPAGPLGQGQHFAMAAAWLHRDKLFPFTVGDGGLGEPYVISSMAHFNTAFPTVTNFLPVLVWNGFSQEHHSMVSLKSNAEMVAYWQGNGFKNVVLIDAKDFDDQAQAGAYVDSTIFSFKQRLAFTQAVLQGVDQAAKSALNGELTVFIIKQLKGAGVHAKGAKSHNLYAHHTLENPDIVAALEKRALSPQAWALVRTNCERAGGGPAAKVAVTESVLDLPDLGELPLEAYGLGEAKVATTAMGRLVADVGQKDRRYLVTNADGNEASGIANINQALKIIHPTTDDLYNQAPNGQVYEPLSEDACAGLAAGLALMGSRSLWCSYESFAINGLPIWQTVTQAMAELRRPTPSTVTLYTAGALEQGRNGWTHQRPEIEAYYAAMMRNGNVFPLFPTDANSVQVCYRWALGTFNKGISIFACKTPLPIRTTFEQTEYGLEHGAVTLQESGSGKIIVLAALGDLVLTPVLAAAEQLEAQGYQVRVVSVVNPRRLYRPSDVAWETCSEPDGGFATDAVFEELFGGDALIGITGGPGAMLEPLLLRSTVKRDILAWQRGETTASAGELLGFNGLTAEKITHRAVSLLA; encoded by the coding sequence ATGGCTGCTATTTTATCCTCCCCAACTCCACCAGACTTTTGCCAAGGGGTTCAATATTTTAGTCAGGATTGGCCGGATTGGGAAACTCAGGGCACGACCCCGATCATCTCTGCGGATTCTCAACGTATTCTTGATCCACAGAATCCCACCGCCGCCTATCAGACCCTCCTTTATGCTGATGCCTTACGCTATTTAATCCTGCAAACGACGGCTAGTAAAGCATCAGGGCATCCGGGGGGATTTGCCAGCCAGGCCGAGGCTTACGCTGCTTTAGTCATGCTCGGTCACAAAAATATCATTACGGAAGTTGGCCACCACGCCCCGGGATTTTACTCGGCCATGTTTCTGGATCGGTCTCTGGAAGCAATGGGCATTAATACCGTAGAAGATTTGCGGGCCCGCTTTCGGGAAAAACATGGACTTTTGGGGCATTTATCGGGCTATATTCCGGGAATTTTGGCTCCGGCTGGCCCCCTCGGACAAGGACAACACTTTGCCATGGCGGCGGCCTGGTTGCATCGAGATAAACTATTTCCCTTTACAGTTGGCGATGGCGGCCTGGGTGAACCCTATGTGATCAGCAGCATGGCCCACTTCAACACGGCGTTTCCCACGGTGACGAATTTCTTACCCGTGCTGGTTTGGAATGGCTTTAGTCAAGAACATCACTCGATGGTTTCACTCAAATCCAATGCGGAAATGGTGGCCTATTGGCAGGGCAATGGGTTCAAAAATGTCGTGCTGATTGATGCCAAAGACTTTGACGACCAGGCCCAGGCCGGGGCTTATGTGGACAGTACGATTTTTTCATTCAAGCAACGGTTAGCCTTTACCCAAGCGGTTCTCCAAGGGGTTGATCAGGCCGCCAAGTCTGCTCTGAATGGGGAATTAACGGTCTTTATCATTAAGCAACTCAAAGGGGCCGGGGTTCATGCCAAAGGAGCTAAATCCCATAACCTTTATGCCCATCACACCTTAGAAAACCCGGATATTGTCGCGGCTTTAGAAAAACGGGCCTTATCCCCCCAGGCCTGGGCGTTGGTGCGGACGAATTGTGAACGGGCTGGGGGTGGGCCGGCGGCCAAGGTTGCGGTGACTGAATCGGTGTTGGATTTACCCGACTTGGGAGAATTGCCCTTAGAAGCCTATGGCCTGGGAGAAGCGAAAGTGGCCACGACTGCGATGGGCCGGTTAGTTGCCGATGTGGGGCAAAAGGATCGCCGTTATCTCGTCACTAATGCCGATGGAAACGAAGCCTCTGGAATTGCCAACATTAACCAGGCCCTGAAAATTATCCACCCGACCACCGATGATCTTTATAATCAGGCCCCCAACGGTCAAGTTTATGAACCTCTGAGTGAAGATGCCTGTGCTGGCTTAGCTGCTGGCCTGGCCTTGATGGGGAGCCGCAGTTTGTGGTGTTCCTATGAGTCTTTTGCGATCAATGGTTTACCGATTTGGCAGACTGTCACCCAAGCCATGGCCGAGTTGCGCCGCCCGACACCTTCCACCGTTACGCTTTATACCGCTGGAGCCTTAGAACAGGGCCGGAATGGCTGGACACATCAACGCCCGGAAATTGAAGCTTATTATGCAGCGATGATGCGTAATGGCAATGTTTTCCCGCTGTTTCCAACCGATGCCAATAGTGTTCAAGTCTGCTATCGCTGGGCGTTGGGAACGTTCAATAAAGGGATTTCCATCTTTGCCTGCAAAACCCCGCTCCCGATTCGGACAACCTTTGAACAGACGGAATATGGCCTGGAACATGGGGCGGTGACGTTACAGGAGTCTGGTTCTGGCAAAATCATTGTGCTTGCGGCGTTGGGAGATTTGGTCTTAACCCCGGTCTTGGCGGCGGCAGAACAATTAGAGGCCCAAGGGTATCAGGTGCGAGTGGTTTCGGTGGTGAATCCCCGGCGGTTGTATCGTCCCTCTGACGTGGCCTGGGAGACGTGTTCCGAACCTGATGGTGGTTTTGCGACCGATGCAGTGTTTGAAGAACTCTTTGGTGGCGATGCATTGATCGGAATTACTGGCGGGCCTGGGGCAATGCTAGAGCCTTTGTTACTGCGGTCAACGGTTAAACGGGATATCCTGGCCTGGCAACGGGGGGAAACAACCGCAAGTGCTGGGGAACTTTTAGGGTTTAATGGCTTAACGGCTGAGAAGATTACACATCGGGCAGTTTCACTTTTGGCTTAG
- a CDS encoding GNAT family N-acetyltransferase — MEFDSTVIDQRNYRFMVLESGDIVGTAVVKKMCDKNGDFWHLDDLQIRKNCRKKGYGTALIYHLVTYLLKVNQLPIRVHPAIGQQASEALVERIENLSEQELDEMDRQLEQEMQNPNFWKNQETKQMVFDSEELKKWYRKRGFNIDDPDGKHLWFNEH, encoded by the coding sequence ATGGAGTTTGATAGTACGGTTATTGATCAGAGAAACTATAGGTTTATGGTACTAGAATCGGGGGATATAGTTGGTACTGCTGTTGTCAAGAAAATGTGTGATAAAAATGGAGATTTCTGGCATTTAGATGACTTGCAAATTCGTAAAAACTGTCGCAAAAAAGGTTATGGTACAGCACTGATATATCATCTCGTAACTTATCTTTTGAAAGTAAACCAACTGCCTATTAGAGTTCATCCTGCGATTGGTCAACAGGCATCTGAAGCTCTCGTGGAACGAATTGAAAATCTATCTGAACAAGAACTTGATGAAATGGATAGACAACTAGAACAGGAAATGCAAAACCCTAACTTTTGGAAAAATCAGGAGACTAAACAAATGGTTTTTGATAGTGAAGAACTGAAAAAGTGGTATCGAAAAAGAGGTTTCAATATTGATGATCCAGATGGTAAACATTTATGGTTCAATGAGCATTGA
- a CDS encoding S-layer homology domain-containing protein, with protein sequence MNSYSPWKQTLRTFIGLGIPSLSLSIPFLFPIQAQAQSSFSDVQGIWGQTCIESLVRRNIISGYPDGTFRPNAAVTRAEFAAMLSKAFPTAPINRSANQFSDVQSNFWAYSGIQNSSRTGFLSGYPGNYFRPNENIPRVQALVALASGLNYIPTSSVDVTLENFNDANVIPEYARSAIAAATERQLVVNYPNVRDLQPTQLASRVDIANFLCQATKTGTQAFVPTRYVALAPPQSPTPTPVPAPVRPSLSQAPANIAVGTQIPVRYLDAPLILLAPNETVEINLATTANINDSWGRVAIPRGSLIHGQIQPVQGGSRFVADGLRLKNDQQIPLSATSSVVGKALSLRDPNIINVLRNSAIGSTVAAAVNNLAGNQTIAVMKILPGTVPNYVNTNKGNNPTLTVSRNDLINAAITMGVSAITGGNYNPERLILGPGSTDNSNLNGIVKPVSDDVVAIDAQRDLTLTLHSGLLVRED encoded by the coding sequence ATGAATAGTTACTCACCCTGGAAACAGACTCTTAGAACATTTATTGGCCTGGGAATTCCCAGTCTCAGCTTAAGCATTCCTTTTCTGTTCCCAATTCAGGCTCAGGCTCAATCCTCATTTAGCGATGTCCAGGGAATCTGGGGACAAACCTGTATTGAGTCCCTTGTCCGACGGAACATTATTAGTGGTTATCCTGATGGGACATTTCGCCCCAATGCTGCTGTCACTCGGGCGGAGTTTGCTGCCATGTTGAGCAAAGCCTTTCCTACCGCGCCCATAAATCGGTCTGCAAATCAGTTTAGTGATGTTCAGTCAAACTTTTGGGCCTATTCAGGTATCCAAAATTCTTCACGAACCGGTTTCCTCAGCGGCTACCCTGGAAACTACTTTCGTCCAAATGAAAATATTCCCCGCGTCCAGGCCTTGGTGGCTTTAGCCAGTGGCTTAAACTATATTCCAACGAGTAGTGTGGATGTTACGCTCGAAAACTTTAATGATGCAAATGTTATTCCCGAATATGCTCGTTCGGCAATTGCAGCGGCAACGGAGCGGCAGTTGGTAGTTAATTACCCGAATGTGCGGGACTTGCAACCGACTCAACTGGCCAGTCGAGTGGATATTGCTAACTTCCTTTGTCAGGCGACAAAAACAGGAACGCAAGCGTTTGTTCCCACTCGGTATGTAGCTTTAGCTCCCCCCCAGTCCCCTACGCCAACGCCTGTTCCAGCCCCTGTCCGCCCCTCCTTGTCTCAAGCACCAGCAAATATTGCTGTCGGCACTCAGATTCCAGTTCGTTATCTAGACGCTCCCCTGATTCTCCTAGCTCCGAATGAAACGGTAGAGATTAATCTAGCTACTACAGCAAATATCAATGATTCCTGGGGGCGGGTCGCTATCCCTCGGGGTAGTCTGATTCACGGACAAATCCAGCCTGTGCAGGGCGGTTCTCGCTTTGTTGCAGATGGATTGCGCTTAAAAAATGACCAACAGATTCCGCTTTCAGCAACATCATCAGTGGTGGGGAAAGCTCTTAGCCTGCGTGATCCAAATATCATCAATGTGCTGCGAAACTCTGCGATTGGCTCAACAGTTGCCGCTGCTGTGAATAATCTTGCTGGAAATCAAACCATTGCCGTGATGAAGATTTTGCCAGGCACCGTTCCCAACTATGTCAACACTAACAAGGGGAACAATCCAACTCTCACGGTGTCTCGCAATGACTTAATCAATGCCGCAATTACCATGGGAGTCTCTGCCATTACTGGGGGAAATTACAACCCCGAGCGGCTGATCTTAGGGCCTGGATCAACCGATAATTCTAACCTCAACGGTATCGTCAAACCTGTGTCAGATGATGTGGTGGCGATTGATGCTCAGCGGGATCTAACCCTGACATTGCATTCTGGTTTACTGGTTAGGGAGGACTAG
- a CDS encoding purine-nucleoside phosphorylase yields MASLKNQAQATADFIQAQGSFAPDLVVVLGSGWGGLVEYITIERMFPYRSIPHFPQATVAGHGNQLILAKHENKSLMILSGRFHFYEGYSLAETTFPLRVAHLLGAKGLITTNAAGGVQTHFRAGDLMIITDHLNLLVDNPLRGMSGGEFGSRFVDLVAAYDSEWQDLAQVTAQALGLTCHRGVYAAVPGPNYETPAEIRMLRGLGADAVGMSTVPEVIVARQMGMRVLALSCITNLGAGIANHPLNHEEVLTVGQTMQQSFSLFLGTVLAKMAT; encoded by the coding sequence ATGGCATCTCTCAAAAACCAGGCCCAGGCCACTGCTGATTTTATTCAGGCCCAGGGTTCGTTTGCGCCGGATTTGGTGGTAGTTCTAGGGTCAGGTTGGGGAGGCTTAGTCGAATACATCACTATCGAAAGGATGTTTCCCTACAGGAGCATTCCCCACTTTCCCCAGGCCACCGTTGCTGGTCATGGTAATCAGCTGATTTTGGCCAAGCACGAAAATAAATCCCTAATGATTCTCTCAGGAAGATTTCATTTTTATGAGGGGTATTCTCTCGCCGAAACAACCTTTCCTTTGCGGGTGGCCCATCTTCTTGGCGCAAAGGGCTTAATTACCACCAATGCCGCTGGAGGCGTTCAAACCCATTTTCGGGCGGGAGACTTAATGATTATTACCGATCATCTCAATTTGTTGGTGGATAATCCGTTGCGGGGCATGAGTGGAGGGGAATTTGGCTCTCGGTTTGTGGATTTGGTGGCAGCCTATGATAGCGAATGGCAGGATTTAGCGCAGGTCACGGCTCAAGCGCTGGGCTTAACTTGTCATCGAGGAGTTTATGCAGCCGTACCTGGGCCGAATTATGAAACACCCGCAGAAATTCGGATGCTCCGGGGCCTGGGGGCAGATGCAGTGGGAATGTCAACAGTTCCAGAAGTGATTGTGGCGCGGCAGATGGGAATGCGAGTTCTTGCCCTCTCCTGCATTACAAACTTAGGTGCAGGTATCGCCAATCACCCTCTGAATCATGAAGAAGTTCTAACGGTTGGCCAAACGATGCAGCAATCTTTTAGTCTGTTTTTAGGGACAGTTCTGGCGAAGATGGCAACCTAA
- a CDS encoding alpha/beta hydrolase: protein MMHNLSLRRQISRWGRILGLGSLVLGGMGADYAQSFAAERFSIPFSGVRFNLTIKDLEVYAQSGKLQGELASYAQRATPAQMAELRQILQARINVPAFAVSQFLYSNLGETVLKSVGEDLRTGANQNGFYGLRSAFILAAKDPEGLSILNILRLVPGCCINVNSERVLAQFRLFGHLMEITTTAMTGLEARAAAEIKAIGPIDFQKLPDLRQVGPVAWQEQTITVTDTKRQRQFPVTVFLPAVSRPAPVMIISHGLGSDRNDFLELAKHLASYGLAVALPEHPGSNAQQRLAFLTGLEKQFIRPEEFIERPRDITALLDELTRLSQADPRFQGKINPNQAGAIGHSIGGQTVLSLAGANLNWEQIKQDCQQELGALSIAVPIQCSAMTLTPEAINLRDERIKGVIALNPIQRILLGQASLQQIAIPVMVVAGSDDVVTPAVLEQIEPFTWLQTPIKYLTVIQKGTHNYNPGIGGQGGGAIPLPAALFGPDPALARRYLNALSVAFAETHIANQAQFRPFLTPTYAQAISQPQLPLILVQGL from the coding sequence ATGATGCATAACCTTTCGCTTCGCAGACAGATTTCACGATGGGGACGAATCTTGGGCCTGGGTAGTTTGGTCTTGGGGGGTATGGGTGCTGATTACGCCCAAAGTTTTGCTGCGGAAAGGTTTTCCATTCCCTTCAGTGGCGTACGTTTTAACCTGACGATTAAGGATTTAGAAGTCTATGCCCAATCGGGAAAACTCCAAGGGGAATTAGCCAGCTATGCCCAACGGGCTACTCCCGCACAAATGGCTGAGTTACGGCAAATTCTCCAGGCCCGGATCAATGTGCCAGCTTTTGCCGTCTCCCAATTTCTCTACTCTAATCTGGGGGAAACTGTCCTGAAATCAGTGGGGGAAGATTTACGCACTGGGGCGAATCAAAACGGGTTTTATGGGTTGCGCTCGGCCTTTATCCTAGCGGCTAAGGATCCGGAGGGGTTAAGCATCCTCAATATTCTCAGACTTGTGCCTGGCTGTTGTATTAACGTTAATTCTGAGCGTGTTTTGGCCCAGTTCCGTTTGTTTGGGCATTTGATGGAAATAACCACCACCGCTATGACTGGCCTGGAAGCTCGAGCAGCGGCGGAAATTAAAGCCATTGGCCCCATAGACTTTCAGAAACTCCCGGATTTGCGCCAAGTTGGCCCAGTGGCCTGGCAAGAACAGACTATTACCGTCACCGATACCAAGCGACAACGACAGTTTCCAGTCACAGTTTTTCTCCCCGCTGTTTCCAGGCCGGCTCCGGTGATGATTATTTCCCATGGCCTGGGGTCTGATCGCAATGACTTCCTAGAACTGGCCAAACATCTCGCATCCTATGGCCTGGCGGTTGCTCTCCCGGAACATCCCGGTAGTAACGCCCAGCAACGCCTAGCTTTTTTAACCGGCCTGGAAAAACAGTTTATCCGCCCTGAAGAATTTATCGAACGCCCCCGCGATATTACGGCTCTGCTGGATGAACTGACCCGCCTCAGCCAGGCCGATCCGCGTTTCCAAGGCAAAATCAATCCCAACCAGGCCGGGGCAATTGGTCATTCCATTGGTGGGCAAACCGTATTGTCGTTGGCCGGGGCAAACCTAAACTGGGAGCAGATCAAACAGGACTGTCAGCAAGAGCTAGGGGCTTTGAGCATCGCAGTTCCCATCCAATGTAGTGCCATGACCCTAACTCCCGAAGCCATCAATCTCCGGGATGAGCGGATCAAAGGGGTAATTGCCCTAAACCCGATTCAACGGATTCTGTTGGGCCAGGCCAGTCTTCAGCAAATTGCTATTCCGGTGATGGTGGTAGCGGGCTCCGATGATGTGGTCACACCTGCTGTTTTAGAACAAATTGAACCCTTTACTTGGCTACAAACCCCGATAAAATACCTCACTGTCATCCAAAAAGGAACCCATAACTACAATCCTGGGATTGGCGGCCAAGGGGGTGGCGCAATTCCTCTACCCGCAGCCCTATTCGGCCCAGATCCAGCCTTAGCCCGGCGTTACCTAAATGCCCTCAGTGTTGCTTTTGCCGAAACCCATATTGCTAACCAGGCCCAGTTTCGCCCTTTCCTAACCCCAACCTATGCCCAGGCCATCAGCCAACCCCAACTCCCACTGATCCTTGTCCAAGGACTCTAG